A single genomic interval of Rhodopseudomonas palustris harbors:
- a CDS encoding cytochrome c biogenesis CcdA family protein, with protein MIHDVSIPAALIAGLVSFLSPCVLPLVPPYLIYLTGATIEHVAADEAERTSKRAVMISAAMFVLGFSTVFVALGASASLVGTLIRAYSAQLAIVAGVVIILMGLHFLGLTRINILMREGRLPIPKPVGLWGAYVMGLAFAFGWTPCIGPILAAILSVAAAEATVAKGAGLLAVYSLGLGVPFLLAALMIEQFSGLFARMKKHLATVERAMGVLMVLTGIGFLTGAISDVSIWLLNTFPALGNIG; from the coding sequence ATGATCCACGACGTCTCGATCCCCGCCGCCCTGATCGCCGGTCTGGTCAGCTTCCTGTCGCCCTGTGTGCTGCCGCTGGTGCCGCCGTACCTGATCTATCTGACCGGTGCGACCATCGAACACGTCGCCGCCGACGAAGCCGAGCGCACCTCGAAGCGTGCGGTGATGATCTCTGCGGCGATGTTCGTGCTCGGCTTCTCCACCGTGTTCGTCGCGCTCGGCGCCAGCGCGAGCCTCGTCGGCACCTTGATCCGCGCCTATTCGGCGCAGCTCGCGATCGTCGCCGGCGTCGTGATCATCCTGATGGGCCTGCACTTCCTTGGGCTGACGCGGATCAACATCCTGATGCGCGAAGGCCGCCTGCCGATTCCGAAGCCGGTCGGGTTGTGGGGCGCTTACGTGATGGGCCTAGCGTTTGCGTTCGGCTGGACGCCGTGCATCGGTCCGATCCTCGCTGCGATCCTGTCGGTGGCCGCGGCCGAAGCGACGGTGGCCAAGGGCGCAGGCCTGCTGGCGGTGTATTCGCTCGGCCTCGGCGTGCCGTTCCTGCTCGCCGCGCTGATGATCGAACAGTTCTCCGGCCTGTTCGCGCGCATGAAGAAACACCTCGCCACGGTCGAGCGGGCGATGGGCGTGCTGATGGTCCTCACCGGCATCGGCTTCCTCACCGGCGCCATCAGCGATGTCTCGATCTGGTTGCTGAATACGTTCCCGGCGCTGGGGAATATTGGGTAG